The following are encoded together in the Clostridium sp. BJN0013 genome:
- a CDS encoding zinc ribbon domain-containing protein codes for MMLDLLIEIQDNKEIIKKCKRELKTHSGIYSMKKIKDEFEQEKEKYKSIDIKLKKNQIEIENIENKLNTIKQEIISEENKLYKNLKYDLKLINSLEKSIESKVSKMKELEEENLKLLYEEEELSQQKECSGKKLITIKADFHKIKKNSNEKIIKIKQNIEKAEQNILNCEKRVPKELLDKFNRLSSIKGTGAARLSQGVCLGCKMKVAAMTIDNVKNHRGIVCCDNCGRIISYNKISQNQ; via the coding sequence ATGATGTTGGATTTGCTTATTGAAATTCAAGATAATAAAGAAATAATAAAAAAATGTAAAAGAGAATTAAAAACTCATTCAGGTATTTATTCCATGAAAAAAATAAAAGATGAGTTTGAACAGGAAAAGGAAAAATATAAATCTATAGATATTAAACTGAAAAAAAATCAAATAGAAATAGAAAATATTGAAAATAAACTGAATACTATTAAGCAAGAGATAATTTCTGAAGAAAATAAATTATATAAAAATTTAAAATATGATTTAAAATTAATTAATTCATTGGAAAAGTCTATTGAATCAAAAGTAAGCAAAATGAAAGAATTAGAGGAAGAAAATTTGAAACTTTTATATGAGGAGGAAGAGTTATCACAACAAAAGGAGTGCAGTGGAAAAAAGCTAATTACTATTAAAGCTGATTTCCATAAGATTAAAAAAAACAGTAATGAAAAAATAATTAAAATCAAACAAAATATAGAAAAAGCAGAACAAAATATTTTAAATTGTGAGAAGCGTGTGCCAAAAGAATTATTAGATAAATTTAATAGACTATCTTCTATTAAAGGAACAGGGGCTGCCAGATTATCACAGGGAGTATGTTTGGGTTGTAAAATGAAAGTAGCTGCTATGACTATAGATAATGTAAAAAATCATAGAGGTATAGTTTGCTGTGATAATTGTGGAAGAATAATAAGTTATAATAAAATATCTCAAAATCAATAG
- a CDS encoding Nif3-like dinuclear metal center hexameric protein: MYLRVEDIHNIMEKYTPSILKESYDNVGLMVGDMKSEVTSILMALDCTLEVIEEAKQNKCNLILTHHPLLFRRPDSITTGTLIGKKIIELIKNNINLYSSHTNLDSVKGGINDIIMNLLELTCCHIIDPSEVENYRGDHCGIGRISELKVPITLGELCNKVKSNLNISMLRYSGSESKIINKIAVINGSGESYFNSAKLLGVDCIITGDTTYHYVSDFQEEGIAVIDAGHFETEWPAMEKIAEILMHEIKSNGFCNTVILSKVNRSPYKYK, translated from the coding sequence ATGTATTTAAGAGTAGAAGATATACACAATATAATGGAAAAATATACTCCTTCTATACTTAAAGAAAGTTATGATAATGTAGGGCTTATGGTAGGGGACATGAAGAGTGAAGTAACTTCTATATTAATGGCCTTAGATTGTACTTTAGAAGTAATAGAAGAGGCAAAACAAAACAAGTGTAATCTTATACTTACCCATCACCCCTTGTTGTTTAGAAGGCCGGATAGTATAACTACAGGCACTTTAATTGGTAAGAAGATAATAGAGTTAATAAAAAATAATATAAATTTATATTCTTCCCATACTAATCTTGATTCTGTAAAAGGAGGAATTAATGATATTATTATGAATTTACTTGAGTTAACTTGTTGCCATATTATTGATCCTTCAGAAGTTGAAAATTATAGAGGAGATCACTGTGGTATAGGAAGGATTAGTGAACTTAAAGTTCCTATTACACTGGGAGAACTCTGCAATAAAGTAAAGAGTAATTTAAATATTTCCATGTTAAGATATTCAGGAAGTGAATCCAAAATTATAAATAAAATAGCAGTTATAAATGGAAGTGGAGAAAGCTATTTTAATTCTGCAAAGTTATTAGGTGTAGATTGTATAATTACTGGAGATACTACCTATCATTATGTAAGTGATTTTCAAGAGGAGGGAATAGCTGTAATTGATGCTGGTCACTTTGAAACGGAATGGCCTGCTATGGAAAAAATAGCAGAAATTTTAATGCATGAGATAAAATCCAATGGATTTTGTAATACTGTAATTTTATCAAAAGTAAATAGAAGTCCGTATAAATATAAGTAG
- a CDS encoding tRNA (adenine(22)-N(1))-methyltransferase TrmK: protein MEISLRLKTLLNMVDNCQCIADIGTDHGYVPIYLVKNRICRRAIASDINRGPIKKAEFNIKLHKLEHEIDCRLGRGLSTISPGEAEEIVIAGMGGNLIKDIIEEDLEVFKGAKSLILQPMQHSQVLRKYIYTNGFKILDEELCIDENKFYEIIKVKYDENIKHVDSIFYEVGEVLIKKKHSLILKFLKNKIHNYNKIILNINKDTELAKKRKIDLQIKIEKLQELIECI from the coding sequence ATGGAGATTAGTTTAAGACTTAAAACTTTATTAAATATGGTGGATAACTGCCAATGCATAGCTGATATAGGAACAGATCATGGGTATGTGCCCATTTATCTGGTAAAGAATAGAATTTGTAGGAGAGCTATAGCTTCTGATATAAATAGAGGACCTATAAAAAAGGCAGAGTTTAATATAAAACTTCATAAATTGGAACATGAAATAGATTGTAGATTAGGTAGAGGGCTTTCAACTATAAGTCCGGGAGAAGCTGAGGAAATAGTAATTGCAGGTATGGGAGGAAATCTTATAAAGGATATAATAGAAGAAGATTTGGAAGTGTTTAAGGGAGCGAAATCCTTAATACTTCAACCTATGCAGCATTCACAGGTATTGAGAAAGTATATATATACCAATGGATTTAAAATATTAGATGAAGAACTATGTATTGACGAAAATAAATTTTATGAGATAATAAAAGTAAAATATGATGAAAATATTAAACATGTAGATAGTATATTTTATGAGGTGGGAGAAGTATTAATAAAAAAGAAACACAGTCTTATTTTAAAGTTTTTAAAGAATAAAATTCACAATTACAATAAGATAATTTTAAATATAAATAAAGATACGGAACTAGCTAAAAAAAGAAAGATAGATTTGCAGATTAAAATAGAAAAATTACAGGAGTTGATAGAATGTATTTAA
- a CDS encoding PH domain-containing protein, with the protein MKTYKSAKGIGIYLILGVSILYNSLLIFLICYVDSYEISILLKFTLIAINLYQLYYIIVCGTLKYFTDEENLYITSMLKLKNERISFDDIQMYQKSKGRIKGVKVSGCGRNKFAIGKSFIHKIGNTQMFVTSTENVIYLKAGNVSYALSPENFYEFEMELNKRNIFYSEWENKLSKIVNLNRKQKFFMPLIITAIIVIILTLNPIILYLNGNLPDKMPLSFRPNFTVVEFGTGRQFAFKQMSYGLLNMGVLFCMYYAGYIYSKYDEKYSYRFLYIALIVSLIFLVMQMKVIYTFK; encoded by the coding sequence GTGAAAACTTATAAATCTGCAAAGGGGATAGGTATATATCTTATATTGGGTGTATCTATTCTATATAATAGTCTATTAATATTTTTAATATGTTATGTAGATTCTTATGAGATATCCATTCTTTTGAAATTCACTTTAATAGCCATTAATCTATATCAGTTATATTATATTATAGTCTGTGGAACACTAAAATATTTTACGGATGAAGAAAATTTATACATAACTAGTATGTTAAAACTTAAAAATGAAAGAATTTCTTTTGATGATATTCAAATGTATCAAAAGTCAAAGGGGAGAATCAAGGGGGTAAAGGTATCAGGATGTGGTAGAAATAAATTTGCCATAGGTAAATCTTTTATTCATAAAATCGGAAATACGCAAATGTTTGTTACTTCAACTGAAAATGTTATATACCTGAAAGCAGGTAATGTAAGTTATGCTCTATCTCCAGAAAATTTTTATGAATTTGAAATGGAGTTGAATAAAAGAAATATATTTTATTCAGAATGGGAGAATAAATTAAGTAAAATTGTTAATCTAAATAGAAAACAAAAATTCTTTATGCCACTTATAATTACAGCTATAATTGTAATTATACTTACTTTAAATCCAATTATATTGTATCTTAATGGAAATTTGCCTGATAAAATGCCACTTAGCTTCCGACCAAATTTTACGGTTGTAGAATTTGGGACAGGTAGGCAGTTTGCATTTAAACAGATGAGTTATGGACTTTTGAATATGGGAGTACTATTTTGTATGTATTATGCAGGATATATTTATTCTAAATATGATGAGAAGTATTCTTATAGGTTTTTATATATAGCATTAATAGTTTCACTAATTTTTTTAGTTATGCAAATGAAAGTAATTTATACATTTAAATAA
- the rpoD gene encoding RNA polymerase sigma factor RpoD encodes MKDKSAKVKLVKKLIEKGKKNGTLTYKEIMDELEEVDLSPQQIEKIYEVLESMGIEVNGDMHDMELNEKNLDLSVPEGIAIDDPVRMYLKEIGKVPLLLPEEEVSLAKKIEEGNQVAKKKLAEANLRLVVSIAKRYVGRGMLFLDLIQEGNLGLIKAVEKFDYRKGYKFSTYATWWIRQAITRAIADQARTIRIPVHMVETINKLIRVSRQLLQELGREPHAEEVAKIMEMPVDKVREIMKIAQEPVSLETPIGEEEDSHLGDFIPDDEAPAPAEAAAFTMLKEQLINVLDTLTPREEKVLRLRFGLDDGRARTLEEVGKEFNVTRERIRQIEAKALRKLRHPSRSKKLKDYLD; translated from the coding sequence ATGAAAGATAAAAGTGCAAAAGTAAAATTAGTTAAGAAGCTCATAGAAAAAGGTAAAAAAAACGGCACTTTAACCTATAAAGAAATAATGGATGAATTGGAGGAAGTAGATTTAAGTCCACAGCAAATAGAAAAAATATATGAGGTACTTGAATCTATGGGAATAGAAGTAAATGGAGATATGCACGATATGGAGTTAAATGAAAAAAATTTAGATTTGTCAGTTCCAGAAGGCATTGCTATAGATGATCCAGTAAGAATGTATTTGAAGGAAATAGGTAAAGTACCCCTGCTTTTACCAGAAGAAGAGGTGTCCCTTGCAAAAAAAATAGAAGAAGGAAATCAAGTTGCCAAGAAAAAATTAGCAGAAGCTAACTTAAGATTAGTAGTAAGTATAGCAAAAAGATATGTAGGAAGAGGAATGCTTTTTTTAGACTTAATTCAGGAAGGAAATTTAGGTCTTATAAAGGCAGTAGAAAAATTTGATTATAGAAAAGGATATAAATTTAGTACTTATGCCACTTGGTGGATAAGGCAGGCAATTACAAGGGCAATAGCGGATCAGGCGAGAACTATAAGAATACCAGTTCATATGGTGGAAACTATAAATAAGCTTATAAGAGTTTCAAGACAGTTACTTCAGGAACTTGGAAGGGAACCCCATGCAGAGGAAGTAGCTAAAATAATGGAGATGCCTGTAGATAAGGTTAGGGAAATTATGAAAATAGCACAGGAACCAGTATCTTTAGAAACTCCAATTGGAGAAGAAGAAGATAGTCATCTGGGAGATTTTATACCTGACGATGAGGCTCCTGCTCCAGCGGAAGCAGCAGCTTTTACTATGCTTAAGGAACAGCTTATAAATGTACTGGATACTTTAACTCCAAGGGAAGAAAAGGTCTTAAGGTTAAGATTTGGATTAGATGATGGAAGGGCCAGAACTTTAGAAGAAGTAGGAAAAGAGTTTAATGTAACTAGAGAAAGAATAAGACAGATAGAAGCAAAGGCACTTAGAAAGTTGAGACATCCAAGTAGAAGTAAAAAATTGAAAGATTACCTAGATTAA
- the dnaG gene encoding DNA primase gives MISEDVIQKIKEENDIVDIISEKVKLKRSGKNYLGLCPFHNEKTPSFSVSRDKQIYKCFGCGEAGNVITFIMKSQNLNFLEAVELLADRVNIDIDLSKNKNNKKSTFENLYKLNVEAARYFFYSLNKNKSAKSYLLNRGITEHTIIKFGLGYSIDSWNHMLSFLKNKGFTELDMVSNGLIIKSEKGNYYDRFRNRIMFPVFDYRGKIIGFGGRVLDHSKPKYLNSPETPLFKKGVNLYGLNFAIKNNTSRTLIIVEGYMDCIALHQYGIKNVVASLGTALTINQAKLMARYADKVILSYDADRAGEIATLRSMSILKSVGLEVKVLSIPQGKDPDEFIRNNGREAFLMLIQKADDLIDYRIKNIKKDIDFNNPQDIVRYTEKVLKILVELDPIEREIYIKKLWEDTGIKEQTLYDMLNIQKNVKKDVNVNIDMGFGQKLYLEPAYLKAERAFLKLILENDEAFIYSLNKIKDDELILESHKKIYQYIAENMKYGDVEKRKRYIELKCIDIDTSKEWINIMETEVQYNDEEWINMLHNFINRIKKYKLEEYKKNIIGKIRECESKGNLEESLEFAQQLIEIQKRIGEIQ, from the coding sequence GTGATATCGGAAGATGTCATTCAAAAGATTAAAGAGGAAAATGACATAGTAGATATAATATCTGAAAAAGTAAAGTTAAAAAGATCAGGTAAAAACTATTTGGGACTATGTCCCTTTCATAATGAAAAAACTCCCTCTTTTAGTGTATCTAGAGATAAGCAAATATATAAATGTTTTGGATGTGGAGAGGCAGGCAATGTAATAACTTTTATAATGAAGTCACAAAATTTAAACTTTCTAGAAGCAGTAGAATTGTTAGCAGATAGAGTAAATATAGATATAGACTTAAGTAAAAATAAAAATAATAAAAAAAGTACATTTGAAAATTTATATAAGTTAAATGTAGAGGCAGCTAGATATTTTTTTTATTCTCTAAATAAGAATAAATCAGCTAAATCATATCTATTAAACCGAGGAATAACGGAGCATACCATAATAAAGTTTGGCCTTGGATATTCTATTGACAGCTGGAATCATATGTTAAGTTTCCTAAAAAATAAAGGATTTACTGAGTTAGATATGGTTTCAAATGGACTTATAATTAAGAGTGAAAAAGGAAATTATTATGATAGATTTAGAAATAGAATAATGTTTCCAGTATTTGATTATAGGGGAAAAATAATAGGATTTGGAGGTAGGGTATTAGACCATTCAAAGCCAAAATACTTAAATTCACCAGAAACCCCTTTATTTAAAAAGGGTGTAAATCTCTACGGGTTAAATTTTGCTATAAAAAATAATACATCTAGGACTCTTATAATTGTAGAAGGGTACATGGATTGTATAGCCCTTCATCAATATGGTATAAAAAATGTTGTAGCTTCTTTAGGAACAGCTCTTACTATAAATCAGGCAAAGCTTATGGCAAGATATGCAGATAAAGTAATATTATCCTATGATGCAGATAGGGCAGGCGAAATAGCTACATTAAGAAGTATGAGTATACTAAAAAGTGTAGGCTTGGAGGTGAAGGTTCTATCTATACCTCAGGGAAAGGATCCAGATGAGTTTATTAGAAACAATGGCAGAGAGGCATTTTTAATGCTTATACAAAAAGCTGATGATTTAATAGATTACAGAATTAAAAATATAAAAAAGGATATAGATTTCAACAATCCTCAGGATATCGTAAGGTATACGGAAAAAGTATTAAAAATATTAGTTGAGTTAGATCCCATAGAAAGAGAAATATACATAAAAAAATTATGGGAGGACACAGGTATAAAGGAACAGACACTCTATGACATGTTAAATATACAAAAAAATGTAAAAAAAGATGTGAATGTGAATATAGATATGGGTTTTGGACAAAAATTATATTTAGAACCCGCATATTTAAAGGCAGAGAGAGCTTTTTTAAAGCTTATATTAGAAAATGATGAAGCTTTTATATATAGTTTGAATAAAATAAAAGATGATGAACTTATACTAGAAAGTCATAAAAAAATATATCAATATATAGCTGAAAATATGAAATATGGTGATGTAGAAAAAAGAAAAAGGTATATAGAATTAAAATGTATAGATATAGATACATCTAAAGAATGGATAAATATTATGGAAACAGAAGTTCAATATAATGATGAAGAATGGATAAATATGTTGCATAATTTTATAAATAGAATAAAAAAATATAAATTGGAAGAATATAAAAAAAATATTATTGGAAAAATAAGGGAATGTGAATCTAAAGGAAATTTGGAAGAATCTCTAGAGTTTGCACAACAGTTGATTGAAATACAAAAAAGAATTGGTGAAATACAGTAA
- a CDS encoding deoxyguanosinetriphosphate triphosphohydrolase, which translates to MNVRQKIENKEKLMLINEASFSANTRGRNINEGKDDIRTDYMIDRDRIIHSKSFRRLKHKTQVYIKIPGDHYRTRLTHTLEVDQIGKSIGKGIGLNEDLIEAIAMGHDIGHVAFAHSGEEVLDKLLPKGFKHNENSVRVLTKIEKLGSGLNLTEEVLDGILNHSGFSSKSKASTLEGQVVRYSDKIAYINHDIDDSIRAGLLKTEEIPSYSVKILGNTNSERIDTLVKDCIYTTIENIEKGVREVSLSEEVFKALSILREFMFKKIYRGNILKDERNKAKFVLEQVFNYFLKNPDKMPEFYISIVENEGLYRGVSDYIAGMSDDYCIMQFNNIYMPKFVIY; encoded by the coding sequence ATGAATGTAAGACAAAAAATAGAAAATAAAGAAAAACTGATGTTAATAAATGAAGCTTCTTTTTCTGCTAACACAAGGGGGAGAAATATAAATGAAGGAAAAGACGATATTAGAACTGATTATATGATAGATAGAGATAGAATAATACATAGCAAGTCTTTTAGGAGACTTAAGCATAAAACTCAAGTATATATAAAAATTCCAGGGGATCATTATAGGACCAGACTTACTCATACATTGGAAGTAGATCAAATAGGTAAGAGCATAGGTAAAGGGATAGGATTAAATGAAGATTTAATAGAAGCTATAGCAATGGGACATGATATAGGTCATGTAGCTTTTGCCCATAGTGGAGAAGAAGTATTAGATAAGCTTTTACCTAAAGGATTTAAGCATAATGAAAATAGTGTACGGGTACTTACCAAAATAGAAAAACTAGGGTCAGGGTTAAACTTAACTGAAGAAGTTTTAGACGGAATATTAAATCACAGTGGCTTTTCAAGTAAATCAAAAGCTTCAACATTAGAAGGGCAGGTAGTTAGGTACAGTGATAAAATAGCTTATATAAATCACGATATAGATGATTCCATAAGAGCAGGACTGTTAAAGACTGAAGAGATACCTTCATATTCAGTAAAAATATTAGGAAATACTAATAGTGAAAGAATAGATACACTGGTAAAAGACTGTATTTATACTACTATAGAAAACATTGAAAAAGGAGTGAGGGAAGTATCTCTAAGTGAGGAAGTATTTAAAGCTCTAAGCATATTAAGAGAATTTATGTTTAAAAAAATCTATAGAGGCAATATACTTAAAGATGAGAGAAATAAAGCCAAATTTGTACTGGAGCAGGTATTTAATTATTTTTTAAAAAATCCAGATAAAATGCCTGAATTTTATATAAGTATTGTTGAAAATGAGGGACTTTATAGGGGAGTATCGGATTATATAGCTGGTATGAGTGATGATTATTGTATTATGCAGTTTAATAATATATATATGCCTAAATTTGTTATATATTGA
- a CDS encoding CotS family spore coat protein: MDLLSEENVKEHVLPEYNMASADITRIKFKDTNKQRAVYKISHLNKNYCLKKVYFDEGNLLFVYSAIEWLFRNNINVPRILPTIHNERFVKYNNMFFILTPWIDGIKCDYDNSSHLFSTTLNLAKMHNRSKNFIPIEKSYKRTNFQNIYISFEKHFRQLLNCSNLSFRYQDKFSKLFLKNFEVNSTLAEIALKVSSAINYDNLTTSLCHLDYVNKNIIFDNNSKVWVIDFDKCSIDYCSHDLSYFLRRFLKRTNSNWNLNTAIKCLTLYEKVSTLTLDDYKYIISYLSFPQKFWKISRDYYNNITKCNTSSFFYLLKKASNNNINQLEFIVGLGKYTEKKFDTLIT, encoded by the coding sequence ATGGATTTATTGTCTGAGGAAAATGTAAAAGAACATGTACTTCCTGAATACAATATGGCAAGTGCAGATATAACTAGAATTAAATTTAAAGATACAAACAAACAAAGAGCAGTATATAAAATATCCCATTTAAATAAAAATTATTGTTTAAAAAAAGTATACTTTGATGAAGGAAATTTACTCTTTGTATACTCTGCAATAGAATGGTTATTTAGAAATAACATAAATGTTCCAAGAATATTACCTACAATTCATAATGAACGCTTTGTAAAATACAATAATATGTTTTTCATATTAACACCATGGATAGATGGTATAAAATGTGACTATGACAACAGTTCCCATTTGTTTAGTACTACTTTAAATCTAGCAAAAATGCACAATAGATCTAAAAATTTTATTCCAATAGAGAAAAGTTATAAAAGGACTAATTTTCAAAATATATATATATCCTTTGAAAAACATTTTAGACAACTTCTAAATTGTTCAAATTTATCTTTTAGATATCAAGACAAATTCTCTAAACTATTTTTAAAGAATTTTGAAGTCAACTCCACCTTAGCAGAAATAGCCCTTAAAGTATCTTCTGCTATAAACTATGATAATTTAACTACTTCCCTCTGTCACTTAGATTATGTAAATAAAAATATAATATTCGATAACAATAGTAAAGTTTGGGTAATAGATTTTGATAAATGCAGCATAGATTATTGTTCTCATGATTTGTCTTACTTCTTAAGAAGATTTCTAAAGAGAACTAATAGTAATTGGAATTTAAATACAGCTATAAAATGCTTGACTCTTTACGAAAAAGTCTCTACTTTAACTTTGGATGATTATAAGTATATCATTTCTTATCTATCTTTTCCCCAAAAATTTTGGAAAATATCTAGAGATTATTACAATAATATAACGAAATGCAATACGAGTTCTTTTTTTTATTTATTAAAAAAAGCTTCTAATAATAATATTAATCAATTAGAATTTATAGTAGGACTAGGAAAATATACAGAAAAAAAATTTGATACCTTAATTACTTAA
- the bioA gene encoding adenosylmethionine--8-amino-7-oxononanoate transaminase, whose translation MNDYVKRDLKYIWHPCGQMKDYEEFNPIVIEKGEGVWLYDIEGNKYLDCVSSWWTNTLGHSNKRINETIKEQIDNIEHVIFANFSNKPAIDLSEKLVNITPDRLTKVFFSDNGSSAVEIALKMSFHYHMQKGNTKKKRFAALSDAYHGETLGALSVCDIDEYNKIYNPLLLDTIRVEGPDCYRCKYGCTRDNCNAECFANMEKCMEEKHDEISAVIVEPMVQGAAGMKIYSSNYLEKLRKICDKYDVHLIADEIAVGFGRTGEMFACNHAQISPDFMCLSKGISAGYMPMSVVMTTGEIYDCFYGDYNEQKAFLHSHTYAGNAMSCAIALESLKIFEEDNIIENNRKKGKLIKKLTLERAKVSKHIGEVRNIGMITAIEIVKDKLTKKDYPWQMRVGYEIYKIALSKGLLLRPIGNVLYFIPPYIINEEEIKFMVNKCFQSIEKYFVENKL comes from the coding sequence ATGAATGACTATGTAAAAAGAGATTTAAAATACATATGGCATCCTTGTGGACAAATGAAGGATTATGAGGAGTTTAATCCAATAGTTATAGAAAAGGGAGAAGGGGTTTGGCTTTATGATATTGAGGGAAATAAATATTTAGACTGTGTATCGTCTTGGTGGACAAACACCTTGGGTCACAGCAATAAAAGAATTAACGAGACTATAAAAGAACAGATAGATAATATTGAACACGTTATATTTGCAAATTTTTCGAATAAGCCTGCAATAGATTTATCAGAAAAGCTGGTAAATATAACGCCAGATAGGTTAACAAAAGTATTTTTTTCTGATAATGGCTCTTCAGCGGTAGAAATAGCTTTAAAGATGAGTTTTCATTATCATATGCAGAAGGGAAACACTAAAAAGAAAAGATTTGCAGCTTTGAGTGATGCATACCATGGAGAAACTTTAGGTGCTCTGTCTGTTTGTGATATTGATGAGTACAATAAGATATACAACCCTCTTCTTTTAGATACTATAAGAGTAGAGGGGCCAGATTGTTATAGGTGTAAATATGGTTGTACTAGAGATAATTGTAACGCAGAGTGCTTTGCAAATATGGAGAAGTGTATGGAAGAGAAACATGATGAAATAAGTGCTGTAATAGTTGAACCAATGGTTCAAGGAGCTGCAGGTATGAAGATATATTCATCTAATTATCTAGAGAAGCTGCGTAAAATCTGTGATAAATATGATGTACATCTTATTGCAGATGAGATTGCAGTCGGTTTTGGTAGAACTGGAGAGATGTTTGCTTGTAATCATGCCCAGATAAGCCCAGACTTTATGTGCCTCTCAAAAGGAATTTCTGCAGGATATATGCCTATGTCCGTAGTTATGACAACGGGTGAAATATATGATTGTTTCTATGGTGATTATAATGAACAAAAAGCATTTCTTCACAGCCATACCTATGCAGGTAATGCCATGAGTTGTGCCATTGCTTTAGAAAGTTTAAAAATATTCGAAGAGGATAATATTATTGAGAACAATCGAAAAAAAGGTAAACTGATAAAAAAACTTACATTGGAAAGAGCAAAAGTATCAAAGCATATAGGTGAAGTTAGAAACATAGGCATGATAACAGCTATTGAAATAGTAAAAGATAAGTTGACTAAAAAAGACTATCCTTGGCAAATGAGAGTAGGGTATGAGATTTATAAGATTGCACTTAGTAAAGGGTTATTATTAAGACCTATTGGAAATGTTCTTTATTTTATTCCTCCATACATTATTAATGAAGAGGAAATAAAATTTATGGTAAATAAATGCTTCCAGAGTATAGAAAAGTATTTTGTAGAAAATAAATTATAA
- the bioD gene encoding dethiobiotin synthase, translating into MAKGIFIVGTDTDIGKTVVTAGLMYVLKSKGYNAAYFKAALSGALEIDNELIPGDTKLVSDVSKLEEPYENITPYVYRNGVSPHLAAKLENNPIDLDVVKEKYVYLKEKYDFIIAEGSGGIVCPLIDDERGVYTIGNLIKDLNMSVIIVASAGLGTINHTVLTAKYIENLGIKIKGIIINKYEKDLFYDDNIKMIEKITKLPIIGKLENIKDINNNEIKTIRINSEKAFSAENIIEHMEEL; encoded by the coding sequence ATGGCTAAGGGTATATTTATAGTTGGAACAGATACTGATATTGGTAAAACTGTTGTAACTGCTGGACTTATGTATGTTCTGAAGAGTAAGGGTTATAATGCTGCTTACTTTAAAGCAGCCCTAAGTGGTGCTTTAGAAATAGACAATGAACTTATTCCAGGTGATACTAAACTTGTAAGTGACGTGAGTAAATTAGAAGAACCCTATGAAAATATTACGCCCTATGTTTATAGGAATGGAGTATCTCCTCACCTTGCAGCGAAGTTAGAAAACAACCCCATAGATTTAGATGTAGTAAAAGAAAAATATGTTTATTTAAAGGAAAAGTATGATTTCATAATTGCTGAGGGCAGTGGTGGAATAGTGTGTCCATTGATAGATGATGAAAGAGGAGTATATACCATTGGAAATCTTATTAAGGATTTAAATATGAGCGTTATTATTGTGGCAAGTGCTGGGCTTGGAACAATAAATCATACGGTGCTTACAGCAAAATACATAGAAAACTTAGGGATTAAAATCAAAGGCATTATAATAAACAAATATGAAAAGGATTTATTTTATGATGATAATATTAAGATGATAGAAAAAATCACTAAACTACCTATTATAGGAAAGCTTGAAAACATAAAGGATATTAATAATAACGAGATAAAAACTATAAGAATAAATTCTGAAAAAGCTTTTAGTGCTGAGAATATAATAGAGCATATGGAAGAATTATAA
- a CDS encoding biotin transporter BioY: MRNTRNLILVAMFAALTAIGAFIKIPIPYVPFTLQYLFCALAAVILGSKLGALSQIVYIVIGLIGIPVFTEGGGFNYIFKPTFGYLIGFIIAAYVIGKIRENIKELTFIKAIFMLLSGLFFIYLFGVVYLYISYNLYLGKNISFYFAFFYGFVVCIAGDLVLTIFTAYISIKILPALRKNGYINI; the protein is encoded by the coding sequence ATGAGAAATACAAGGAATTTAATTTTAGTGGCTATGTTTGCAGCTTTAACAGCAATTGGAGCATTTATTAAGATACCAATACCATATGTACCTTTTACTCTGCAATATCTATTTTGTGCTTTAGCAGCTGTTATTTTAGGCTCAAAACTGGGTGCTTTATCACAAATAGTTTATATTGTTATTGGACTTATTGGTATACCTGTGTTTACTGAAGGTGGTGGATTTAATTATATATTTAAACCTACTTTTGGGTATCTTATAGGTTTTATTATAGCGGCTTATGTCATAGGTAAAATAAGAGAAAATATTAAAGAACTAACTTTTATCAAGGCAATATTTATGCTGCTTTCAGGTTTGTTTTTTATATACCTGTTTGGAGTGGTATATTTATATATTAGTTATAATTTGTACTTAGGGAAAAACATTTCCTTTTATTTTGCATTTTTTTATGGTTTTGTAGTTTGTATAGCTGGAGATTTGGTACTAACGATATTTACAGCCTATATTTCAATAAAAATATTACCTGCATTGAGGAAAAATGGATATATTAACATATGA